Proteins from a single region of Oreochromis niloticus isolate F11D_XX linkage group LG7, O_niloticus_UMD_NMBU, whole genome shotgun sequence:
- the ptprq gene encoding phosphatidylinositol phosphatase PTPRQ isoform X4, which yields MGQTQRLWLLASLCQVVLLTCEKHSNTVEVEVLFQPLSQDPDSYKVTCRPASNHLVYVKSFNNSACSHHCRILLRMAEDQKGYNITLRASRSDAVLETKTFHFLPVSTSSFNVYSTTTTALLTWKLHRLQTLSSISLYNTRTETVVHSFNINSSEVKSQYTMKGLQPGTRFKAKVTVTTYLKQFNITLKQRLRILLETAQCPPGWMAIGGSCYIVRRTGLTWSNAQHRCSDLAAGSHLANLKSLEDLVFISSYLLSQNNLLLLWTGLNDQQEEGRPLWSDGSSYNQTNTMKTLLPANQTDCFAFQRNATGPGFFLTPFFCNIPLPFICQYQTPLVPASFSFDLVQVTEDLVELRWSDLSLCNSPAHSSFEVFLQYQEEEYGEWDPSEEERQRKQMGTKNQSTPKKIVRVPISISSRGVTLAGLSPGSIYSFTLQASHPPGFAWSLGQTQIAYTRPHPAQNITVGPVTASHISVHWMLPEASSVAGWTFVVRYEDMSSKQDGVVGMANISKSSGLRSYTAVIGGLESHRKYRIEVYTVTQHGIGSCGQATLTVKTAVKAVSGLVVISTRSRNLTVCGTHPPRDPPDGYFITSQPLDNPTAPLLWLNHSTSDGHLINGSMCFNLGTFTPGQTYEVGVVALKGNDRSERSSVIHTTAPMPVQVAVPVSVGTNYAQLYIQHPQLGVMDGVKVCACPGDWDTVCKGLGNYLCDWYSLAAHVHLINLSNLSPGSPYQLRVYSTSREQLGPPYYSRLFRTSLAPPSRVREGQVTDTSIELLWDPAPGQDHSYEAICLNCESSQKVQKVLSHSAVFSGLTPGSLYRFEVRTEKQSFTDSSPVTINITAAPSPVEVSLVNKTTSSICISWSMLRGLVTTLILSIKNRTSTQELITSYQEPRLFCFKCLASGSQYTVEVITISGDRRSKPTTMTLCTIPEVPQEVTLSENAVTSVSVTWRPPPGQVMQYKLLFGLLSVDRKSWTEVRVQGTSCEVKDLIPGSDYGVSIQSVLGSDSSQAVHKGFSTRPAGLHHLYLDHLTSSSASVSWDSAHGAFDFHRVNVTNTLVTTTLTIPKEKQVAVVTGLLGGCSYNVTVERVKGVTAGRSAFLSVTTVPAPVQGLHITNISACAFSLRWEQAVGCVDHYQVNLLPNQGNITMHPARDGYIQADVVNVSPKTQYTVTVTAASSSNISPGVSRMINRNGSVPGPPLGLEGEAVGSNGILLSWNIPSKAQDIDGYVIRYKEVCPYPDPAFTQVTKYLDIPETLITDFTSGSTYHIQVAAIAPFGVGAFSKPLYIKTAESPPGLVTNLTAYAYNHTFVVLTWFLPHRINGLITKFAVKARLVRTGQMVRMLEVNAVDIMTVALPHCNDAADILSSATLSPLEITASSPPITLSAVPPAASWNVPISVGVDQLRPYIAYLFEVSAFTSEGEGQVASTMVRMPESAPEDPPQNFSVFSMTSRSFSVSWSPPSITTGKFSYVLYLYGPTGFMYENSTGDMRFAFTGLKPYTRYIVAVRAKAAGEVGPAAEGDIVTPAEAPSAVQHLMAIAEDSVSIRVSWKSPAQPNGPIVQYRLLVLVEETLLQDITLTANTTGFYENETRPPDVHNSLKRHKRTAELGVTVRQEVMDVLSEELSYLVSDLAPFTEYTFRVTASTTVGEGPAADITEKTREQVPSSVLEVSYQNISSTSILVSWTPPINPNGRITHYTVYGLKLPSNQGLKWVTNTTSILITDLDKYTPYKLRVAASTVVGESSLSEEDDIFVFTLEDEPDSPPVNLTVVNTTPSTVTIAWSAPEKANGVIQQYEVLYENESYSALVNTSSNKVTLFSLKPFSFYNVSVRAYTRYGNGNQTSDTLYLLSGEDVPGSPPYGLSYESVSPSEVNVTWMPPLLPNGVIIHYSLEIWNSSHYLNLTSPTNYIHITHLRKYAHYRIVVQAHTRVGPGNYSSEPLNVTTLEDAPGTPPQFLHARKLSDYEVELSWQPPLEANSDILYYIVRVWNETTDLWQNVTKTSVVINVDSESRYNASVSSWTRLGDGGVLIYISFTTTDTVPFDPPQNVTVVNANASSVTLMWYPPTEPNGIIVHYTIYYSFNNTVTEKTVPVSDLSPHTSPNSPLSYTLTRLIGGNNYTFWMTSSTVQGDGGVHSEPLILLLPEDVPSDSVQNLTAQIFSSTVIIVSWDPPLEPNGRPYYLLTLQEGGIIPDISNQGTPAVNKTINHTTNDSIFLFTKLRKYFPYVLTVTPATTAGPAYNHTSTMYLRTDEDIPSSAPLLVSTRNLSSSSIGVVWQRPLEANGEITEYTLILVGPEGTNTTHTPNTSFVLANLLPYTAYNLTITAATRKGSGPSLLLQLHSDESGPTSPPHNLTIFNHTAVSVWLSWEPPLEPNGVVIKYGFRIQDLITQTVTHRNSSGSSTTEYLSGFKPHSSYEISVYSFTRVGHGNQFSSPVSFTTNESVSDAVGNLSCSGVSWDSILLSWETPANPNGQIIFYEIQVEVDQQSYTHEAHTPEYTVTGLSPDQEYALSVAAVNSAGPGDRLNCTASTLSESVPAAPRFLTISQVTPNNVTLQWAPPHSVPGLLKEYHIIAQLISANCEPSISVKAYSTPKDDLAPHCIEHNVTVSINASDAEQEQSFTIHPVAKYRYYRFKVAAVTNAGVGDYTQWKYERTMAGNPDAPPRDLKVTSTSNSFHIAWDAPAVLSGPTSYLVQVDGPGVNISIVRAPGELMTVVVTNLTAFSRYSVTITAFTGDLDHASSDGKAIGPIYFQTKEEEPKDPPKNVTVSVIPEEVRAVKLTFNPPEEPNGNITEYIVYIYEKDQLVRNISLNIIQKENNTMDAVIEGLKGGRTYSLQISAKNGAGKSPLSSRVLITTGIKAPSKPTQKPQAMLSYGGVAMVTDRSITIHKPVCFYSDDNGPIANIQVIVAESGVKDNKNVTNWKSAYYNHPAPYFTDSGFSNPSCNDSSMNAHLRGVFRGGWSQRYNQTAADIYVIGESNNCTGNNTENFCNGPLKPNSVYVFKFRATNINGEYTDSEYSEHIRTAPGNGLLTRQEQIILGVLLSFFLAVLLIIIICGSVKIHQRKKEGGTYSPREAEIIETKCKLDQLIAVADMELKQEKLNQYSSFFFRRKEIYVIQLLSYRKSLKPVNKKSFLQHVEDLCANDNSKFQEEFSELPKLLQDLATTDADLPWNKSKNRFPNIKPYNNNRVKLLSEPGTAGSDYINASFVSGYLCPNEFIATQGPLPGTVADFWRMIWETGTHTIAMLTQCYEKGRIRCHKYWPEDNKPMSVFSDILISKVSEEVFPDWTIRTLKVEKHGHYILVRHFNYTSWPEHGVPESCSTLIKFVKAVRMHRQDNSTIVVHCSAGVGRTGVFIALDHLIQHVRDHDFVDIYGLVAELRSERMCMVQNLAQYIFLHQSTLELLNNKGNSQSIWFVSYSALEKMDSLDAMEGDVELEWEETTM from the exons ATGGGTCAAACACAGCGCCTGTGGCTACTAGCAAGTTTATGTCAG GTGGTCTTGCTAACCTGTGAAAAACATTCAAACACTGTTGAGGTTGAAGTTCTTTTTCAGCCCTTAAGTCAAGATCCAGACAGCTACAAGGTCACCTGCAGACCTGCGAGTAACCATCTG GTATATGTGAAGAGCTTCAATAACTCAGCATGCTCCCATCACTGCAGGATATTATTGAGAATGGCTGAGGATCAGAAGGGGTATAACATCACGCTGAGAGCCAGCAGGAGTGATGCAGTGCTCGAGACAAAGACCTTTCACTTCC TCCCAGTGTCCACGTCCTCCTTTAATGTATACAGCACAACCACTACTGCCCTTCTGACATGGAAGCTTCACAGGCTGCAGACCCTGTCCTCCATAAGCCTGTACAACACACGCACAGAAACTGTCGTGCACAGCTTCAATATAAACTCTTCAGAAGTAAAATCCCAGTATACAATGAAAGGTTTGCAGCCGGGCACACGCTTCAAGGCCAAAGTCACAGTGACTACATACCTCAAACAGTTTAATATAACCTTGAAGCAGAGACTCAGAATTCTTCTGGAAACAG CTCAGTGCCCACCTGGCTGGATGGCCATTGGGGGCAGCTGCTACATTGTGAGAAGAACAGGCTTGACCTGGAGTAAtgcacagcacagatgttcagACCTTGCAGCTGGAAGTCATCTGGCTAACCTGAAGAGCCTGGAAGATCTGGTTTTTATATCTTCTTACCTCCTGTCCCAGAACAACTTGCTGCTGCTATGGACCGGACTTAATGACCAGCAG GAGGAGGGCCGACCTCTCTGGTCTGATGGCTCATCATATAACCAAACAAACACTATGAAGACTCTGCTACCAGCCAACCAGACGGACTGCTTTGCTTTCCAGAGGAATGCCACAGGGCCGGGATTCTTTCTCACTCCATTCTTCTGTAACATCCCCTTACCCTTTATCTGCCAATATCAAA CACCTTTAGTTCCTGCCTCTTTCTCATTTGACCTGGTTCAGGTGACAGAGGACCTGGTAGAGCTTCGTTGGAGTGATCTCTCACTCTGTAACTCGCCTGCTCATTCATCATTTGAGGTATTCCTGCAGTACCAAGAGGAAGAATACGGAGAGTGGGATCCAAGTGAAGAAGAAAGGCAAAGGAAGCAAATGGGCACAAAGAACCAGAGCACTCCTAAAAAAATTGTAAGGGTCCCCATTTCGATCTCTTCTAGAGGCGTAACTTTAGCAGGTTTATCTCCAGGAAGCATCTACTCCTTCACCCTTCAAGCTTCTCACCCTCCAGGCTTCGCTTGGAGCTTGGGACAAACACAAATTGCATATACCA GACCTCATCCTGCTCAAAATATCACTGTTGGTCCCGTTACAGCCAGTCACATTAGCGTTCATTGGATGCTGCCAGAAGCGTCATCTGTGGCTGGCTGGACTTTTGTTGTACGATATGAAGACATGTCTTCGAAACAGGATGGTGTAGTTGGCATGGCAAACATCTCCAAGTCATCTGGGTTGAGGTCCTATACTGCAGTAATTGGAGGGCTGGAATCTCACAGGAAATACAGGATTGAAGTATACACAGTTACCCAGCATGGGATAGGGAGCTGTGGACAGGCAACTCTAACTGTAAAAACTG CGGTGAAGGCTGTCAGTGGTCTGGTAGTGATAAGCACCAGGAGCAGAAATCTGACTGTCTGTGGCACCCATCCACCCCGCGATCCTCCAGATGGTTACTTTATCACATCCCAACCTCTTGACAATCCTACTGCTCCTTTGTTGTGGCTAAACCACTCCACCTCAGATGGACACTTGATAAATGGATCCATGTGTTTTAATTTGGGCACATTTACTCCTGGTCAGACGTATGAAGTTGGAGTTGTTGCTCTGAAGGGAAATGACAGGAGCGAGAGGTCTAGCGTCATACACACCACAG CTCCAATGCCAGTGCAGGTAGCAGTGCCTGTCTCGGTGGGTACAAACTATGCACAACTGTACATTCAGCATCCACAGCTGGGTGTGATGGATGGCGTaaaagtgtgtgcgtgtccTGGAGACTGGGATACTGTTTGCAAGGGTTTGGGCAACTATCTGTGTGACTGGTACTCCCTCGCTGCTCACGTTCATCTCATAAACCTCAGCAACCTCAGTCCGGGGTCACCGTACCAGCTCAGAGTGTACAGCACGAGCCGAGAGCAGTTGGGACCACCATACTACAGCCGCCTCTTTAGAACAA GTCTGGCTCCTCCTAGCAGAGTAAGGGAGGGTCAGGTGACAGATACATCCATTGAGCTGCTTTGGGATCCTGCACCAGGCCAGGATCACAGCTACGAGGCCATCTGCCTCAACTGTGAAAGCTCACAGaag GTGCAGAAGGTGTTGAGCCACAGTGCAGTGTTTTCAGGTCTTACTCCAGGCTCGCTTTACCGATTCGAAGTACGGACAGAGAAGCAGTCCTTTACTGACAGTTCACCAGTTACGATTAATATCACTGCAG CTCCCAGCCCAGTGGAGGTCTCTCTTGTCAATAAAACCACATCATCCATATGCATTAGTTGGAGTATGTTGAGGGGATTGGTGACTACACTCATCCTGTCGATCAAAAACAGAACAAGCACTCAGGAGCTGATCACATCTTATCAGGAGCCCAG ATTATTCTGCTTCAAGTGCCTCGCTTCTGGAAGCCAGTACACAGTTGAAGTTATTACCATCAGTGGGGACAGAAGAAGTAAACCTACTACTATGACCCTCTGTACTA TTCCTGAGGTGCCACAGGAAGTGACTCTTTCAGAAAACGCAGTGACGTCTGTGTCTGTCACCTGGAGACCGCCACCAGGACAGGTGATGCAGTACAAG cttcTTTTTGGCCTGCTGTCTGTAGACAGGAAATCATGGACCGAGGTGCGTGTCCAAGGCACAAGTTGTGAGGTGAAGGATCTGATCCCCGGATCAGATTATGGGGTTAGCATTCAGAGCGTACTGGGCTCAGACTCCAGTCAGGCGGTCCACAAAGGGTTCAGCACAC GCCCAGCAGGATTACACCATCTCTATTTAGATCACCTGACCTCTTCTTCTGCGTCTGTGAGCTGGGACAGTGCACATGGAGCATTTGACTTCCACCGAGTGAATGTGACCAACACTTTAGTCACGACCACACTCACCATACCCAAGGAGAAGCAGGTTGCTGTGGTTACAGGGTTGCTGGGTGGCTGCAGCTACAACGTGACCGTTGAAAGAGTGAAAGGAGTAACAGCAGGACGCTCTGCGTTTCTGTCTGTAACTACAG TGCCAGCCCCTGTGCAAGGATTGCATATCACGAACATATCTGCATGTGCCTTCTCGTTGCGTTGGGAACAGGCAGTAGGGTGTGTGGATCATTATCAAGTAAATCTGCTACCAAACCAAGGAAATATCACCATGCACCCCGCACGTGACGGATACATTCAG GCCGATGTGGTAAATGTCAGCCCCAAGACACAATACACTGTAACAGTCACAGCAGCCTCCTCCTCTAACATCAGCCCTGGAGTCAGCCGCATGATCAACAGGAATGGGAGtg TTCCTGGTCCACCTTTAGGCCTAGAGGGAGAAGCTGTCGGCTCTAATGGCATCCTGCTTTCCTGGAATATACCGTCTAAAGCCCAAGATATAGATGGATATGTCATAAG GTACAAGGAGGTGTGTCCTTACCCTGACCCCGCTTTCACACAGGTGACAAAATACCTGGATATACCAGAGACCCTGATCACTGACTTCACTTCAGGATCTACCTACCACATTCAG gTAGCAGCTATAGCTCCATTTGGAGTAGGAGCATTCAGCAAACCTTTATACATAAAGACAGCAGAGTCCC CCCCTGGCCTGGTGACCAATCTCACAGCGTATGCTTATAACCACACCTTCGTCGTCCTTACCTGGTTCTTGCCACACCGCATCAATGGCCTCATCACAAAGTTCGCCGTCAAGGCCAGATTGGTTCGTACTGGGCAGATGGTCCGTATGCTGGAGGTCAATGCAGTGGACATCATGACTGTAGCCCTGCCTCACTGCAAT GATGCAGCCGATATCCTGTCCAGTGCGACTCTCAGTCCCTTGGAGATAACAGCATCATCGCCACCCATCACCCTCTCTGCTGTGCCCCCTGCAGCCTCTTGGAACGTACCCATATCAGTAGGAGTTGATCAGCTACGACCTTATATTGCCTATCTATTTGAGGTGTCCGCCTTCACCTCTGAAGGAGAGGGACAGGTAGCCTCCACTATGGTTCGCATGCCAGAATCAG CTCCAGAAGACCCGCCACAAAACTTCTCTGTATTCAGCATGACGTCTCGATCATTCTCTGTGTCCTGGAGCCCTCCCAGCATCACCACAGGAAAGTTCTCCTACGTACTCTACCTTTATGGACCCACAG gttttatgtatgagaacagcacaggaGATATGCGTTTTGCTTTTACCGGTTTGAAACCTTACACGAGGTACATAGTAGCCGTCCGAGCAAAAGCAGCTGGTGAGGTGGGTCCTGCAGCGGAGGGAGACATCGTTACACCTGCGGAAG CACCCAGTGCAGTGCAGCACCTGATGGCAATAGCCGAGGATTCAGTTTCAATTCGTGTAAGTTGGAAAAGCCCTGCCCAGCCCAACGGTCCCATAGTCCAATACAGACTCCTGGTGCTGGTTGAGGAAACTCTGCTCCAGGACATCACGCTGACAGCA AATACAACTGGTTTTTATGAAAACGAAACACGTCCACCTGATGTCCATAACAGTTTGAAGAGGCATAAAAGAACTGCTGAGCTTG GGGTAACAGTGAGACAGGAGGTAATGGACGTTCTGTCTGAGGAGTTGTCCTACTTGGTGTCAGATCTAGCTCCCTTCACTGAGTATACATTCAGGGTCACTGCTTCCACCACTGTAGGAGAGGGCCCTGCTGCAGATATCACAGAGAAGACCAGGGAGCAGG TCCCTAGCTCCGTGCTTGAGGTATCCTATCAAAATATCAGCTCTACCTCCATTCTAGTGAGCTGGACCCCACCCATCAATCCCAATGGGCGGATCACACATTACACTGTTTATGGTCTCAAACTGCCCAGTAATCAAGGCCTGAAATGGGTTACTAACACTACCAGCATATTGATAACAG ATCTGGACAAGTACACTCCTTATAAGCTTCGTGTAGCTGCATCCACAGTTGTGGGGGAGAGCTCACTTTCTGAGGAAgatgacatttttgttttcactttagAGGATG AGCCCGACTCCCCTCCTGTAAACCTCACTGTGGTAAACACCACCCCCTCTACTGTCACAATAGCCTGGTCTGCACCAGAGAAAGCTAATGGGGTGATCCAACAGTATGAGGTCCTGTATGAGAATGAATCCTACTCTGCGCTGGTGAACACGTCTTCTAACAAAGTCACCCTGTTCAGTCTAAAACCATTCTCCTTTTACAATGTGTCTGTGAGAGCGTACACGCGTTACGGAAATGGCAACCAGACATCAGACACTTTATACCTGCTATCTGGAGAAGATG TCCCGGGCAGTCCTCCATATGGGCTCTCCTATGAATCAGTTAGTCCCAGTGAGGTGAATGTGACGTGGATGCCTCCTCTGCTGCCTAACGGCGTCATTATTCACTACAGCTTAGAGATTTGGAACTCCAGTCACTATCTGAACCTCACCTCGCCGACCAACTACATCCACATCACACATCTGaggaagtacgcacactaccgCATCGTAGTTCAAGCACACACAAGAGTCGGACCGGGAAACTACAGCAGCGAGCCGCTCAACGTCACAACACTTGAGGATG CTCCAGGCACACCTCCTCAGTTTCTCCATGCCAGGAAGTTGTCAGACTATGAGGTAGAGTTATCATGGCAGCCACCACTCGAGGCCAATTCAGACATACTCTACTACATTGTCAGAGTCTG GAATGAAACGACTGACCTGTGGCAGAATGTGACAAAGACTTCGGTGGTTATTAACGTGGACTCAGAGAGTCGCTACAATGCCTCTGTCTCCAGCTGGACCAGACTGGGAGATGGAGGAGTGCTGATCTACATCAGCTTTACCACAACTGACACAG TGCCATTTGACCCCCCGCAGAATGTGACTGTTGTTAATGCAAACGCCTCCTCTGTTACCTTGATGTGGTATCCACCCACTGAACCCAATGGGATCATTGTACACTACACTATTTACTACTCATTTAACAACACTGTGACTGAGAAG ACAGTTCCTGTTTCAGACTTATCTCCCCACACCTCTCCTAACTCACCTCTCTCCTACACTCTGACTCGGCTGATTGGGGGCAATAACTACACCTTCTGGATGACATCCAGCACTGTGCAGGGTGATGGAGGGGTCCATTCCGAGCCCTTAATCCTGTTATTACCAGAGGACG TGCCAAGTGACTCGGTCCAAAACTTGACGGCACAGATCTTCAGCTCCACGGTAATCATAGTGAGCTGGGACCCTCCTCTGGAGCCAAACGGACGCCCCTACTACCTGCTCACCTTACAGGAGGGAGGCATCATTCCAGACATCTCCAACCAAGGGACTCCAGCTGTCAACAAGACCATAAACCACACCACAAATGACAGCATCTTCCTGTTCACCAAACTCAGGAAATATTTCCCTTATGTGCTGACTGTTACCCCAGCAACTACTGCTGGCCCTGCCTACAACCATACAAGCACAATGTACCTGAGAACGGATGAAGACA TTCCTAGTTCTGCTCCGTTGTTGGTGTCCACCAGGAACCTGTCTTCGTCTTCCATCGGTGTGGTCTGGCAACGCCCTCTGGAGGCCAATGGGGAGATAACAGAGTATACCCTGATTCTTGTTGGCCCAGAGGGCACCAACACGACACATACCCCCAACACCTCGTTCGTCCTCGCTAACCTACTTCCATACACAGCTTACAATCTCACGATTACAGCCGCAACTCGTAAAGGCTCGGGGCCtagtctgctgctgcagctgcacagcGACGAAAGCG GTCCCACCTCTCCTCCCCATAACCTGACTATATTTAACCACACGGCAGTCTCTGTGTGGCTGAGCTGGGAGCCTCCTCTAGAGCCCAACGGAGTGGTGATAAAGTACGGATTTCGGATCCAAGACCTCATCACACAAACCGTCACACATCGG AATTCCTCTGGTTCATCAACCACAGAGTATCTCTCAGGCTTCAAGCCCCACAGCTCCTATGAGATCAGTGTGTACAGTTTCACCAGAGTGGGCCATGGGAATCAGTTCAGCAGCCCTGTGTCCTTCACAACCAATGAGTCAG TGTCTGACGCTGTAGGGAATCTGTCTTGCTCAGGAGTGAGCTGGGATTCAATTCTGTTGTCTTGGGAAACTCCAGCCAATCCTAATGGGCAGATCATTTTTTATGAGATTCAAGTGGAGGTAGACCAGCAGTCCTATACACATGAGGCCCATACACCAGAGTACACAGTGACTGGGCTGTCGCCAGACCAGGAATATGCTCTCTCTGTAGCTGCTGTAAACTCTGCAGGACCAGGAGACAGATTAAACTGTACAGCTTCCACCCTTTCAGAATCAG TTCCTGCTGCCCCTCGATTCCTCACCATCTCTCAGGTCACACCTAACAATGTGACACTTCAGTGGGCTCCACCACATTCTGTTCCAGGCCTGCTTAAAGAGTATCACATCATTGCACAGCTAATTTCAGCTAACTGTGAACCAAGCATATCAGTTAAAGCTTACTCAACCCCGAAGGACGACCTGGCCCCGCATTGCATTGAACATAATGTGACAGTGTCGATAAATGCTTCAGATGCAGAACAGGAACAAAGCTTCACAATCCATCCCGTGGCTAAATACAGATACTACCGCTTCAAAGTTGCTGCTGTGACCAACGCTGGAGTCGGAGACTATACACAATGGAAATATGAACGCACCATGGCAGGAA ACCCTGATGCTCCTCCCCGTGACCTGAAAGTGACTTCCACCTCCAACAGCTTTCACATTGCGTGGGACGCTCCAGCTGTTCTCTCTGGACCGACTTCTTATCTTGTGCAG GTGGATGGTCCCGGGGTGAATATCTCAATAGTCAGGGCTCCAGGGGAGTTGATGACCGTTGTTGTTACTAACTTGACAGCTTTCAGTCGTTACTCTGTGACTATCACTGCCTTCACTGGTGACTTGGATCACGCTAGCAGTGATGGGAAAGCCATTGGGCCCATTTACTTTCAAACAAAGGAGGAGG AACCTAAAGACCCTCCAAAGAATGTGACAGTTTCAGTAATCCCAGAGGAAGTGCGTGCTGTGAAGTTGACCTTTAACCCTCCAGAGGAGCCCAATGGAAACATCACAgaatacattgtatacatttatGAGAAGGACCAACTGGTCAGAAACATTAGCCTTAACATCATCCAAAAAGAGAATAACACGATGGATGCTGTAATAGAAGGGCTAAAAGGAGGACGAACCTACAGTTTACAG ATTTCAGCAAAGAATGGGGCTGGCAAGAGCCCACTCAGCTCACGTGTCCTGATTACTACAGGGATCAAAG cccCATCCAAGCCAACCCAAAAACCCCAGGCAATGCTGAGCTATGGAGGGGTTGCCATGGTTACCGACAGGAGTATCACCATCCATAAGCCTGTATGTTTCTATAGTGACGACAATGGACCAATCGCAAATATTCAGGTCATCGTGGCCGAGTCAGGGG TGAAGGACAACAAGAACGTGACCAACTGGAAGAGCGCGTACTATAATCATCCCGCCCCTTACTTTACTGACTCAGGGTTCTCCAACCCCTCATGCAATGACTCAAGTATGAATGCACATCTCAGAGGTGTGTTTAGAGGTGGATGGTCACAGAGGTACAACCAAACTGCAGCAGATATATATGTGATCGGCGAGAGCAATAACTGCACGGGCAACAACACTGAAAATTTCTGCAATGGACCCTTGAAGCCTAACTCTGTCTATGT GTTTAAATTCAGAGCCACTAACATCAACGGGGAATACACAGACTCTGAATACTCGGAGCATATCAGAACAG CTCCAGGCAATGGGCTGTTGACCAGACAAGAGCAGATAATTCTGGGCGTTCTGCTCTCCTTCTTCTTGGCTGTGttactcatcatcatcatttgtggCTCAGTCAA GATCCACCAGCGTAAAAAGGAAGGTGGGACGTATTCGCCCAGAGAGGCAGAGATCATAGAGACTAAGTGTAAGCTGGATCAGCTGATCGCCGTAGCAGATATGGAGCTGAAACAAGAAAAACTCAACCA GTATTCTTCATTCTTCTTTAGACGGAAAGAGATTTATGTGATCCA GCTGCTCAGCTACAGGAAATCACTCAA GCCTGTCAACAAGAAGTCTTTTCTGCAGCATGTAGAGGATCTGTGTGCCAATGACAATTCCAAGTTCCAGGAGGAGTTTTCT GAACTCCCAAAGCTGCTGCAGGACCTGGCCACTACAGACGCTGACCTGCCGTGGAACAAGTCCAAAAATCGCTTCCCAAACATCAAACCTT ATAATAACAACCGAGTGAAACTGCTGTCTGAACCTGGCACCGCAGGCTCAGACTACATCAATGCCAGCTTTGTCTCA GGTTATTTGTGTCCCAATGAGTTCATAGCCACCCAGGGCCCTCTGCCGGGCACTGTGGCTGATTTTTGGAGGATGATCTGGGAAACGGGAACCCACACTATCGCCATGCTCACTCAGTGTTATGAAAAAGGCAGA ATTCGATGTCACAAGTACTGGCCTGAAGACAACAAGCCGATGTCAGTGTTTAGTGACATTCTCATCTCAAAGGTGTCAGAGGAAGTCTTTCCTGACTGGACTATCAGAACTCTGAAAGTAGAAAAG CATGGGCACTACATTTTGGTCCGCCACTTCAATTACACATCGTGGCCTGAGCACGGCGTTCCAGAGTCTTGCAGTACACTCATTAAGTTTGTCAAAGCTGTCCGAATGCACAGGCAGGA